The proteins below are encoded in one region of Fibrella aestuarina BUZ 2:
- a CDS encoding DUF5074 domain-containing protein: MKLTSFSVRLLSAATLTSLLLACNRNTDPQPAASLYTDGVFVLNSGNFTDNNGTLSWLPRTGSTAQTNLFQVRNGRPLTGGVAGYVEAGNRGLILVDNSAAGLDKVEIVTADSLRSVKTLASPDIENPRAAARISDTKVYVTCWGATGSSPFYVNPGYIAVVDLASNTVTKRITLQKGAEGVTVVGNEAYVTGQGGERIIQVIDTQTDALKTSIAVTGSISPLVVDANGKLWGTQGKNVVRIDPATKAIEATIPVGTSNSANSSASSPSGLVASADGRSLYYKYTSYDANYNPVGQIYRFGITDATITPTAPVFNRTFTGLTGLGFDTKSNVVYAGVTPSYKQAGYVYRYQATGQLIDSVRVEIAPTAFFIK, from the coding sequence ATGAAACTGACTTCTTTTTCGGTGCGCCTGTTGAGCGCAGCCACGCTTACCTCCCTGCTGCTGGCCTGTAACCGCAACACCGATCCCCAACCCGCCGCCAGCCTCTATACCGACGGCGTTTTTGTGCTGAATTCCGGCAATTTCACCGACAACAACGGCACGCTGTCGTGGTTGCCGCGCACGGGCAGTACGGCCCAAACCAATTTGTTTCAGGTACGAAACGGCCGTCCGCTGACGGGGGGTGTCGCGGGGTATGTAGAAGCCGGTAACCGCGGGCTGATTCTAGTCGATAATTCGGCGGCTGGGCTGGATAAGGTGGAAATCGTTACGGCTGATTCGCTGCGCTCGGTGAAAACGCTGGCATCGCCCGACATCGAAAACCCACGCGCTGCCGCCCGTATCAGCGATACCAAGGTGTATGTTACCTGCTGGGGAGCTACCGGCTCATCACCGTTCTACGTCAATCCGGGCTATATCGCCGTCGTTGATCTGGCCTCGAACACAGTCACGAAACGGATTACGCTACAAAAGGGAGCTGAGGGCGTTACGGTCGTGGGCAACGAAGCGTACGTGACAGGTCAGGGCGGCGAACGCATCATCCAGGTAATCGACACACAAACGGATGCCCTAAAAACCAGCATCGCCGTGACGGGCTCGATCAGCCCGCTGGTGGTGGACGCCAACGGTAAACTGTGGGGTACGCAAGGTAAAAACGTGGTGCGTATCGACCCGGCCACCAAAGCCATCGAAGCCACCATTCCCGTGGGTACGTCGAACAGTGCTAACTCCAGTGCCAGCTCGCCCAGCGGGCTGGTGGCCAGCGCCGACGGTCGTTCGCTATACTACAAATACACCTCGTACGACGCGAATTATAACCCGGTGGGGCAGATCTATCGCTTCGGCATCACCGACGCCACGATTACCCCGACGGCCCCGGTTTTCAACCGCACGTTCACGGGCTTGACGGGTCTGGGCTTCGATACGAAGTCGAACGTGGTGTATGCGGGGGTAACGCCCAGCTACAAGCAGGCGGGGTACGTGTATCGGTATCAGGCAACCGGCCAGTTGATCGACTCGGTACGGGTTGAGATCGCACCCACGGCCTTTTTTATCAAGTAA
- a CDS encoding carboxypeptidase-like regulatory domain-containing protein has product MHKLLLSTLLFLVTGWATAQQRTIRGRVIDAADRTPLPGVAIALEGGAFGTTTDAKGQFKLTIPLASKTLLASYIGYVTQSVNVPAATDSVLIRLVADGKSLNEVVITGYATAAKREVMGSVATVPGSRRAPAPGSAHYSTAAITPGRSVYVTVTPDREAGQLTAGEIHDYSKWTLWGDIAQKELRDYRTLWRVAPAERYSVQVVSANGFPLIDVPVRLFDNQRHLIWETRTDNTGRSELWANLFQPADSTATNRVKGKVSAEAVVAGKTYTLNRLSPFGKGDNTLTIEQPCGDAAQTVDVAFVVDATGSMGDEISYLKAELTDVISRAKQAAPNSTIRLGSVFYRDRGEQYLTRHNDFTTQPDSAVAFIKNQEAMGGGDYPEAVDTALAVALTKLTWSPTAKTRLLFLVLDAPPHDDAAAIASLQRSVAKAAAMGIRLIPLAASGIDKSTEYLLRSMALGTNGTYVFLTDDSGIGNPHIKPTTDQYTVEKLNALLVRLIAKFTQTTDCQPPTVANVPNATPPVRYTEQGQPVDSTAAPAPTFRYFPNPTRDYLTIENTTAIDELFVMDITGKVLMRETPNRPVARLDMQTYPTGTYLFRFNATQRWQAGRFILHR; this is encoded by the coding sequence ATGCATAAACTACTTCTTTCCACGCTGCTTTTTCTGGTGACCGGCTGGGCTACGGCCCAGCAGCGCACCATCCGGGGGCGCGTGATCGACGCCGCTGACCGAACACCGCTGCCCGGCGTGGCTATCGCCTTAGAAGGCGGAGCCTTCGGCACAACAACCGACGCTAAAGGCCAGTTTAAGCTCACGATTCCTCTGGCCAGCAAAACGCTGCTGGCAAGCTACATCGGGTACGTTACGCAATCGGTCAACGTCCCGGCTGCAACCGATTCCGTGCTGATTCGGCTGGTCGCCGACGGCAAAAGCCTCAACGAAGTGGTGATTACAGGATACGCCACCGCTGCTAAACGGGAGGTCATGGGTTCGGTAGCGACCGTTCCGGGTAGCCGAAGAGCCCCCGCGCCCGGAAGTGCGCACTATTCAACCGCCGCCATCACGCCCGGTCGTAGCGTGTATGTCACAGTAACCCCTGACCGCGAAGCCGGGCAACTGACGGCGGGCGAAATTCACGATTACAGCAAATGGACGTTATGGGGCGACATTGCCCAGAAGGAACTGCGCGACTACCGGACCCTGTGGCGTGTGGCTCCCGCCGAACGGTATTCGGTGCAGGTGGTGTCGGCCAATGGCTTCCCGCTGATCGACGTACCCGTGCGGCTTTTCGACAACCAACGGCACCTGATCTGGGAAACCCGCACCGACAACACGGGTCGGAGCGAACTGTGGGCCAACTTGTTTCAGCCGGCCGATTCTACGGCGACGAATCGAGTTAAGGGCAAGGTGAGCGCTGAAGCGGTGGTAGCCGGAAAAACCTACACGCTGAACCGGCTCAGCCCGTTTGGCAAAGGCGACAACACACTGACCATTGAGCAACCTTGTGGGGATGCCGCCCAGACCGTCGACGTGGCGTTTGTGGTGGATGCCACCGGCTCGATGGGCGACGAAATTTCGTACCTCAAAGCTGAACTGACCGACGTGATCAGCCGGGCCAAACAGGCAGCGCCTAACAGCACCATCCGGCTGGGGAGTGTCTTTTACCGCGACCGCGGCGAGCAGTACCTGACCCGCCACAACGACTTCACCACGCAGCCCGATTCGGCCGTGGCGTTTATCAAAAACCAGGAAGCTATGGGTGGCGGTGATTACCCCGAAGCGGTCGATACGGCGCTTGCCGTCGCGCTGACGAAACTGACGTGGAGCCCAACGGCCAAAACCCGGCTGCTGTTTCTGGTGCTTGACGCCCCGCCGCACGACGATGCGGCGGCGATTGCCTCCTTGCAGCGGTCGGTGGCCAAAGCGGCGGCTATGGGCATCCGGCTTATTCCGCTGGCGGCCAGTGGCATCGATAAAAGCACCGAATACCTGTTGCGGTCGATGGCGCTCGGCACCAACGGCACTTACGTGTTCCTGACCGACGACAGCGGCATTGGCAACCCGCACATCAAGCCCACCACCGATCAGTACACCGTCGAGAAACTGAATGCGCTGCTGGTGCGGCTCATCGCCAAGTTCACCCAGACGACTGACTGTCAGCCGCCAACTGTCGCCAACGTACCCAACGCGACCCCGCCAGTGCGGTATACCGAGCAGGGGCAACCCGTCGACAGCACGGCCGCGCCCGCCCCGACGTTCCGGTATTTTCCGAACCCCACGCGCGACTACCTGACGATCGAAAACACGACCGCCATCGACGAACTCTTCGTGATGGACATCACGGGGAAAGTGCTGATGCGCGAAACGCCCAACCGGCCAGTCGCTCGCCTCGATATGCAAACGTACCCAACCGGTACGTACCTATTCCGCTTCAACGCCACCCAACGATGGCAAGCCGGCCGGTTTATCCTGCACCGGTGA
- a CDS encoding NIPSNAP family protein, whose protein sequence is MKTVYLLTYCLFTSVLSALATPPETPPASSRYYEMRIYYPMPGKYDAIVDRFRQYTTKIFEKHGMQNIGYWVPTDPAKQELIYVLAYPSRAARDSSWKAFGSDPEWRAVVAKTEANGKLVERVESIFMMESDLSPKIEPHQAKTPRTFELRTYTASPDKLPNLLTRFRDHTRKLFRKHDMENVAYWLTETKNGEQPKLMYILAHPSEAEGKQHFDEFRKDKRWVKVKADSEVNGSLTTKVESLYLKPTDYSPIQ, encoded by the coding sequence ATGAAAACCGTTTATCTCCTCACGTACTGTCTGTTCACCAGTGTGCTGTCGGCTTTGGCAACCCCGCCCGAAACGCCTCCGGCTTCGTCCCGCTACTACGAAATGCGGATCTACTACCCGATGCCCGGTAAATACGACGCTATCGTCGACCGGTTTCGGCAGTATACCACCAAGATTTTCGAGAAACACGGGATGCAGAACATTGGCTATTGGGTACCGACCGACCCGGCAAAGCAGGAGCTGATTTACGTGCTGGCCTACCCCAGCCGCGCCGCCCGCGACTCATCGTGGAAAGCCTTCGGCAGCGATCCCGAATGGCGGGCTGTGGTGGCCAAGACGGAGGCCAACGGCAAGCTGGTCGAGCGCGTGGAGTCGATCTTTATGATGGAATCGGATCTGTCGCCCAAGATTGAACCGCATCAGGCCAAGACGCCGCGCACGTTCGAGCTACGTACCTACACCGCTTCGCCCGACAAGCTGCCCAACCTGCTGACTCGTTTTCGTGATCACACCCGCAAGCTGTTCCGCAAGCACGACATGGAAAACGTTGCCTACTGGCTGACCGAAACCAAAAACGGCGAACAGCCCAAGCTGATGTACATTCTGGCGCACCCCAGCGAAGCCGAGGGTAAGCAGCATTTTGACGAATTCCGCAAAGACAAACGCTGGGTCAAAGTCAAGGCGGACTCGGAGGTCAACGGCAGCCTGACCACCAAAGTCGAGTCGCTCTACCTCAAACCCACCGACTACTCGCCGATTCAATAG
- a CDS encoding TonB-dependent receptor plug domain-containing protein: MFRWLTTWAWLVVSLAATAQDTTSVRQLRPVMVRGVSPERFMAGLKVQRADSALVDAYRYQSLAELLALQAPVQFKNYGPGQLTTVGLRGTSANHTAVLWNGININVPSLGQTDFSTIPVAGFDQLSIQYGSAASCVGSDAVGGSILLNTTPAWQQRGLTASIGHRQSAWGSYQTQAGARYANRWANGWQLSGKTHLYSGFLAYKPAYTERNGYLVEPLQTGQRGLIQDLFLRDSRNRQWSLNLWFTDTKLTVSPSDPVGRETTQSGAYRALLNYSFGEAKAGRFLSGHTLLRLGYIRDLLDYGRGAGFETNPSRTRTDRLLLRAEHEIEQTMGSQHLSIRLGAEGVRYEAQVDGYVAGTLHEYRSDLYALVRYQPVARLVAAINLRQAFVTRFDPPFTPSAGLEYRLLDRRGWRLDGRANVARSYRVPTLNERYWRDLGNPNIRPERGFTQDVGLTLGRSAGNLNSSLSLSAFRNHMYDWTYWNPSRGYRVENLQEVLARGLEAQLQLATTAGVWRLGGFGQYAYTRSSQLAVYDPYAGDVIGKQLIYLPLHTASATAFAQRGQHRLTLTWQGVDRRPNTFDNSSYLPPYTLVNLLAQTGVRLGHYRGQATVQVDNLFNEFYLNVKRNVMPGRTVALTLVLLVDTNSPTQ, encoded by the coding sequence ATGTTTCGCTGGTTAACCACCTGGGCGTGGTTGGTCGTTTCGCTGGCTGCAACGGCTCAGGATACGACGTCGGTACGGCAACTTCGGCCTGTGATGGTGCGCGGTGTGTCGCCCGAACGTTTTATGGCCGGCCTCAAGGTGCAACGGGCAGACTCGGCGCTGGTCGACGCCTACCGCTACCAGTCGCTGGCCGAACTGCTGGCCCTGCAAGCACCGGTGCAGTTCAAGAATTACGGACCGGGCCAACTCACCACGGTAGGGCTGCGGGGTACGTCGGCCAACCACACGGCGGTACTCTGGAATGGCATCAATATCAACGTACCCAGCCTCGGCCAAACCGACTTTTCGACCATTCCCGTCGCGGGCTTCGATCAACTCAGTATTCAATACGGGTCGGCGGCTTCCTGCGTTGGGTCCGATGCGGTGGGCGGCAGCATCCTGCTCAACACCACCCCCGCCTGGCAACAACGCGGCTTGACGGCGAGCATCGGGCACCGGCAGAGTGCCTGGGGCAGCTACCAGACACAGGCCGGGGCGCGCTACGCTAACCGCTGGGCCAACGGCTGGCAGCTAAGCGGTAAAACGCACCTGTACAGTGGTTTCTTGGCCTACAAACCAGCCTATACTGAACGTAACGGCTACCTCGTCGAACCGTTGCAAACGGGGCAACGCGGCCTTATTCAAGACCTCTTCCTTCGCGACAGCCGCAACCGGCAATGGTCGCTGAACCTTTGGTTTACCGATACTAAACTGACGGTTTCGCCGTCTGATCCGGTGGGGCGCGAGACCACTCAAAGCGGCGCGTACCGGGCGTTGCTCAATTATTCGTTTGGCGAAGCGAAGGCGGGTCGCTTCCTGTCGGGGCATACGCTGCTCCGGCTGGGCTACATCCGCGATTTGCTCGACTACGGCCGTGGGGCAGGTTTCGAAACCAATCCCAGCCGGACGCGCACTGACCGGCTCCTGCTCCGCGCCGAGCACGAAATCGAGCAGACAATGGGCAGCCAGCACCTTTCCATCCGGTTAGGGGCCGAAGGCGTGCGGTACGAAGCGCAGGTCGATGGGTACGTCGCCGGTACGTTGCACGAATACCGGTCTGATCTCTACGCGCTGGTTCGGTATCAACCGGTGGCGCGGCTGGTAGCGGCCATCAACCTGCGGCAAGCATTTGTCACGCGTTTCGACCCACCGTTCACCCCGTCGGCGGGGCTGGAATATCGCCTGCTGGACCGGCGCGGCTGGCGGCTCGACGGGCGGGCCAACGTGGCGCGGAGCTACCGCGTGCCTACGCTCAACGAACGCTACTGGCGCGATCTGGGCAACCCCAACATCCGGCCCGAACGCGGCTTCACGCAAGACGTAGGCCTGACGCTGGGGCGCTCCGCCGGTAACCTTAACAGCTCGCTCAGCCTCAGCGCGTTCCGCAACCACATGTATGACTGGACCTACTGGAATCCAAGCCGGGGTTACCGGGTCGAGAATCTACAGGAGGTACTGGCACGTGGTCTCGAAGCCCAACTCCAACTGGCCACTACGGCGGGGGTATGGCGGCTGGGCGGCTTCGGGCAATACGCCTACACCCGGTCGAGCCAGTTGGCGGTGTATGACCCGTATGCGGGCGACGTGATTGGGAAGCAACTCATCTACCTGCCTCTGCACACGGCCTCTGCCACTGCCTTTGCCCAACGGGGCCAACACCGGCTTACGCTGACCTGGCAGGGCGTCGACCGCCGCCCCAACACCTTCGATAACAGCAGCTACCTCCCGCCCTACACGCTGGTCAACCTGCTGGCGCAAACGGGCGTGCGACTGGGCCATTATCGCGGGCAGGCCACGGTGCAGGTCGATAACCTCTTCAATGAATTTTACCTGAATGTCAAACGTAACGTCATGCCGGGCCGCACGGTAGCACTCACGCTCGTGCTGCTGGTAGACACCAATTCCCCAACACAATGA
- a CDS encoding alpha-E domain-containing protein: MLSRVANSIYWMNRYIERAENYARFMSVNFNLALDLPPNVPPQWEPLLIATADNYGFYEHYKEATRENVIEYMTFDKRNPNSIVTSLNYARENARTVRETISKEMWENLNQLYHKVQNSAGNHTDWSLARTQSFFTDISHGAQLFYGIIDATITRNEAWHFARVGRFTERADKTTRFLDVKYFTLLTPAGGAASSTLDLVIWTAVLKSVSAYNMFRQQYRNLSPANIVEFLILDRLFPRSVAHCIRQAELSLYEISGVPVSQGFSNGAERAISKLRSDLEFTIVDDIFKAGLHQFLDHFQTETNVIGDAIYKTYFDRKAVEA; encoded by the coding sequence ATGCTGAGCCGCGTTGCCAACTCGATCTACTGGATGAATCGCTACATCGAACGGGCCGAAAATTACGCCCGCTTCATGAGCGTCAATTTCAACCTCGCCCTCGACCTGCCGCCCAACGTACCGCCGCAGTGGGAGCCGCTGCTGATTGCGACGGCCGACAATTACGGGTTCTACGAACATTACAAGGAAGCGACGCGCGAAAATGTCATCGAATACATGACGTTCGACAAGCGCAATCCGAATTCGATCGTGACGAGCCTCAACTACGCCCGCGAAAACGCCCGCACCGTGCGCGAAACGATTTCAAAGGAAATGTGGGAAAACCTGAATCAGCTCTACCACAAAGTGCAGAATTCGGCGGGTAACCATACCGACTGGAGCCTGGCACGTACCCAGTCGTTTTTTACCGACATCAGCCACGGCGCGCAGCTCTTCTATGGCATCATCGACGCGACAATCACGCGCAACGAAGCCTGGCATTTTGCCCGCGTGGGCCGCTTCACCGAACGGGCCGACAAAACCACCCGCTTTCTGGACGTAAAATACTTTACGCTGCTGACTCCCGCCGGCGGGGCGGCCTCTTCCACCCTCGATCTGGTGATCTGGACGGCGGTGTTGAAATCAGTATCGGCCTATAACATGTTTCGGCAGCAATATCGGAACCTGAGCCCGGCCAATATCGTCGAGTTTCTGATTCTCGACCGGCTGTTTCCGAGGTCGGTGGCGCACTGCATCCGGCAGGCCGAGCTGTCGCTCTACGAAATATCGGGTGTGCCCGTGTCGCAGGGGTTCAGCAACGGCGCTGAGCGGGCCATCAGCAAGTTGCGCAGCGACCTCGAATTCACGATCGTCGACGATATTTTCAAAGCGGGGCTGCATCAGTTTCTCGATCATTTCCAGACCGAGACCAACGTGATCGGCGATGCGATCTATAAAACCTATTTCGACCGAAAAGCCGTCGAAGCTTAA
- a CDS encoding Dph6-related ATP pyrophosphatase has product MNWSGGKDSALALYRLQQQDQYTITGLLTTVNGAYGRVSMHGVRQELVQAQADRLGLHLQLLALPETTSMTDYSQQMADTLRPLVADGVTHAAFGDIFLEDLRTWRETQLAQVGLSGVFPLWKVDSMALLDAFWAAGFQTIVVAVNGQVLDRSFCGRVLDRQFVADLPAGVDPCGENGEFHTFVFDAPYFTSPIAVRPGEPIERTYTFTDADGASQTTTYYFCDLDDC; this is encoded by the coding sequence ATGAACTGGTCGGGGGGTAAAGACTCGGCCCTGGCACTGTATCGGCTTCAGCAGCAGGACCAGTATACCATTACGGGCCTGCTGACCACGGTGAACGGCGCCTACGGCCGGGTATCGATGCATGGCGTCAGGCAGGAACTTGTGCAGGCGCAGGCCGACCGGCTGGGGTTACACCTTCAGCTACTGGCCCTGCCCGAAACTACGTCGATGACCGATTACAGCCAGCAAATGGCCGATACGCTGCGGCCGCTGGTGGCGGATGGCGTCACGCACGCGGCCTTCGGCGATATTTTTCTGGAAGACCTACGTACCTGGCGCGAAACGCAGCTGGCTCAGGTCGGTCTGTCGGGCGTATTCCCGCTCTGGAAAGTCGATTCGATGGCCCTGCTCGACGCGTTCTGGGCGGCCGGTTTCCAGACGATCGTCGTCGCGGTAAATGGGCAGGTGCTCGACCGGTCGTTTTGCGGTCGTGTGCTCGACCGGCAGTTTGTGGCCGACCTGCCAGCAGGTGTCGATCCCTGCGGCGAAAACGGGGAGTTTCACACCTTTGTATTCGACGCGCCCTACTTCACCTCGCCTATCGCCGTCAGGCCCGGCGAGCCGATCGAACGGACCTACACCTTTACCGACGCCGACGGAGCGAGCCAGACCACGACCTATTATTTCTGCGATTTGGATGACTGTTAA